The Arvicola amphibius chromosome 4, mArvAmp1.2, whole genome shotgun sequence genome includes the window GGCAGGAACCCATGACTGATCTAAAGTGCAGTCGGGCCAGTTCCTTCAGAGGACTGTGAGGGAAGCTGTGGCCTCTCCGTTCATAGAGGCCTCTGTTGGGTGCCAAAGTCCGCTGGCAGGCCTTGGGTAGCATGCTGCTGAGCCATACAAAGGGACTGGGTAGCAGTGGGCATGCAGGTGGCATTTCACGGCAATGGCGGCATGGCCTGGTCTCCAGTTCTGGGCTGACCTGCCCGATCGGGCCCATCAGGGTGTCCATGAAGCCCCTGCGCAGGGTAACTGCCTCACTTTCTCCAACTTGTCCAGTTCCCTGACATCGTGGAATTCTGTGAACTGATGGCTAATGCAGGCAAGACAGTGATTGTGGCAGCACTAGATGGAACCTTCCAGAGAAAGGTAAGGTGTCTGACCTAGGCCTGGCAGTGGGTCCTGGAGGGAGGTAGGGCTCTGGAGCATGGGACAATCCACAAGATGTCCCCAGAAGTAGATATGTTCAGAATAGTTGCCTGGTGGGTACTCTGAGTGGGCCAAGGGCTTGAGAGCATGAGGGTGTGGCTTTCTAGAAAAGCAGGATCCGGGTGATGTATCCTGAATCATGGGGTTCAAGGGAGAAGCGCTGGGGCTGGCAAGAGCTCAGGCTGTGACATGCTTGCCTTGCAAAGAGTGCACACCTGCGTTTGATCCTCGgaaccctctttttaaaaatgccaggcaAGGTGGTGTGCATCTATTACCCTaccactgggaggcagagacaggcagatcccagctCACTGGCAAGCTCCAAGCCAgcgagaaaccctgtttccaaacaacaaaagcaaccaaGGTGGGCGGTGCTGAAGGAATAGTCCCTAAGGCTGCTCTCTGGctcctgcaggcatgcacacagtgaaCACAGGCAGGAAAGGGAACTGCTTGGCCAAATGACCAAACGCACCTGCTGTCCTGTGTGTAGGCTTTCGGCAACATCTTGAACCTGGTGCCCCTGGCTGAGAGCGTGGTGAAGCTGACTGCCGTGTGTATGGAGTGCTTCCGAGAAGCTGCCTACACCAAGAGGCTGGGCATGGAGAAGGAGGTATCCTCACGCTTCTGTCCGTGTATCGGGGTGGGCTAGGGTTCAGTCCCACCCTCACGCATCCCTTCCATGGCCCGTCCCCAGGTGGAGGTGATAGGCGGAGCAGACAAGTACCACTCCGTGTGCCGCCTGTGCTACTTTAAGAAGTCCCCGGTGCAGCCGGCCGGGCCGGACAACAAAGAGAACTTCCCGGTGCTGGGACAGCCTGGAGAGGCCTCAGCTGTCAGGAAGCTCTTTGCCCCTCACCAAGTCCTACAGCACAactctgccaactgagaggaCCTGGGGCTGGAATTGCCTCACAATAGACACTGCCCTGGACAGGCTCAGCTGCTTGTTGCAGCCTTTTTTAGTTCCCTTCTGGGCTGCTGAGATGCTTCAGCCCAGTGGGGAGCCAGCGCCTGCCTGGTCCTTAGGGCTTGACATTCAGCCAGAGGTGAAGACAGAGCCACATGGTTGTTGTGACATTGGTGGTGCTGGCTTCTTCCTCCTTGGTGGCTTTCACTGCTGGGTTTCAGTCTCATGGAGCCCCGCCCCTTACCAAGGCTCTAGCCCTCCGTTTGTGTTAATGCCTGACCTACGCCCCCACAATGGCCCCCAGAGCCAGTCAGTATACAGTGGCGTTGGTCTTGCCCTGCTCAGAGCCCCAGCCCTGTGACTCGGGGCTCTTAGAGCTGTGCTTCTTCTGCTGtagtataaaataattaatattaaagttTGCTACTTGAGAGCTTATTTCTCTTTAACCTGGATTTCCCCGAATCTTGCAGTCAGAGCCCATATGACTTGGGGGCAGGGATTTCTTCTGGCTGGTTGGTTTCAGTATAGACATGGAAAAGGAACCAGGGAGAGCCCAGGGGATGGTGTTTGTTGCTGGccctggcgggggggggggggggcaggttttATAACAGAAACTTGATAACTGGGCTGAGGAAATCACAGACGTGCCTTGTAAAGTGGGCTGTGGTAACTCCCTTGAAGGCCAAAGACCTGGGTACGCGTGTCCCTTCCCTGGTGCTATGCCCAGCTTCAGGCCATGCTCTAGAGGGAAGGTCTACAGCTCAGAGCCTGGCATAGCACCCTGTTAGTTTATACTTCAGATTTTGAAAGACACCAAAAGAACCAACTACTGGTGGCCTCATCATTGCACAAAAGCTAAGAGTTGCCTCAGGGGCACGCTGCTTCTTGATAGAGATGGGTCCGCTCTGTGACTCGTCCCAGGAAGGTATCAAGACCCAACCTCATGCACTGTGCCCTTCACTTCTGATAGGAAACatctgctgggggggggggggcagcagaaCCTGGACAAGCTATCTAGAACCCGTCTATACGCTGACACTGGCTAATTTAGGGTGCAGTAGAAGGCAGTGTGGAGAATGAGACCCCATCGGGAGAAGCTGCCGCCCCATGCTCCAGGGTACATGTTCTGGCTGGATGTGACGGTTTACAGCttattcccaacactcaggaggcagaggcaggtggatctgaatCCGGGACAGCCAGATCCAGTGAGACCCCAGTCTAGCCAAGCATGGCAGCACAGGCCAGTGCTTCCAGTCGGGTaaattttgaagccagcctgggctatgcagatATTATGAAAAGCTGGGGTGGAGCTCAGTTGCATAGCATAAAGTCCAGGGTTTGAAACCAAGAAGGTCAGAGcttcatccttggctacataaatTTGAGGCCTTTTCTCAAAACAATATCAATCAAGGTGTATTTCTATCCCTAGCCTTTGGTGCCATCAAGGACAGCACactgagaaaaaaacatttatttcacatCCCGAACAGTCTACAGAACCTGAGGGCAGGGCCGTCCCCACCAAGTCTCGATACATTCAGTGCAGGGGTTCCTGCCCTCCTCCTAGTATCTAATAACTGCTGGGGGATATTTACATAAAGCTGGGTGTTATCTCAGACAAAGCTCCTCCCTCCTGCCAGGGGCGGGAGCAAGAAGGAAGTGATATCCAGTCCCCAGCTGTCAGGCAAGCAGCCTAGGGACAGTTGGCCCAGTGGTAACCCCAGAAGACAGTGGAGAGGAAGCTGGGTAGTGAACCTGAGTGAGGAAGTGGGGAGCCTAGGGCCAGCACTCCAAGGAGATCGGTGCATGGACCCCCAACCTTGTCTTCggagggacaaaaaaaaaaaagatggttggAGCTCCCGTGGCCACAAGCTGAGCTCAGCTTTCCAGCAAAGGGGAAACTGGCATATGCCAAAAACAGCATATAGCGGGCATCTGCTTCTGGCTGAGGTGGGGTTCAGGGTTATCAAAAGCAACAAGAGCTGAGCACACAGCTCGATAGTGGCACTGGGTAAGCAAATTCAAGGCCCTGGGCACCATCCCCAGTCCTGGGGGTTGGCGGTGGCGCCCCTTCGGGCACAGGCACTTCAGGTGTGCTCTGGCTGCAGCTAGAATACACAACAGCGTGGGCTCTTTGGCTGTCAACTGAAACCGGCAAGAGACTGCGGTTCCGGCAGCAAACCCGGAGAAAGAAGTCCAGGGGAGAGGATGGCCCCAAGCACCTCCCTGCCTCTTTGCTTCTGGCTGCTCAGTACACAGGGGGAGGCTGGTAGCCCTCAGTGGTCTCCACGTTCTGGGTGAAGGGTGGCTGTTGATAGTTTTCCACCGAGGCACTGGGGTAGGAGGAGTAGGCTGTGTTGGGGTCTGGGGTGGGGTCCACGTAGTTCTGAATGAAGGCATCCACTCCTGCCTTGTAGCGTTGGTAGGCCAGAGAGGCCAGCACACCCTGCAGGGGAAGACATAAGGCGTGGGCAGGGCAAGAGGACATGGTTTTTCACTGGACTTCTGAAGCTGCCCTCCCCAGCCCACCTACCcaggaaaagatggagaagaagcTGAAGGTGATGGCTGCCCGTGCCGAGTCTGCTTGCACCCGCACATCTTCAGAATTGGTGGCTGCCCACTGGTTGGTTAGGAAGCAAAAACCAACGAACCACAGGAAAGTCCAGAGAGCTGGGGAGACAATGAGGGAATAGTGGGCCCCAGAACATGTCTCCTGGGCCCCTGGGAATCCCGTCTGTCCCCAGGCCCAGAAGGGACTCAAGGAAGGACCCTCCCACGGCTCTGTGCTGTGTAACctacagaagcagagggaagtgaGGGCTTAGGGGTAAGTGCTAGATGGGATGGATGAGTCCAGAAACCTGATGCCATCCTCACCCTTATGCCAACACTCTTGAGTTTCTGAAGTCTGAATGCCTTGGGTGCCATCCCAGGGTATAGGGGTCTCAGGAGAAGCCATAAGTGAGGCCCATGATCCTGAGCTGCTATCGGTAACCCCTCCCAACAGCACCAAGGCCCCTCATTGCGAAGCCTTGGCGTGCCAGTGCCACAGGCATACCTGAGAAGAGCAGGTCACCGATGACCAGATACTTGCGATCAGTAGCATTGCTTATCTGGGAGAAAAGGGCGTCGACCACGAGAAAGAAGGCTGATGCCAGGAAGGCCAGCACCCCGATGGCACTGCCATAGCGGCAGGCATCCTCGTTCTTGTTGAACACACAGTATAACTGCCGAGAATCGTGAGTGTTGCTGTAGCCCTCACCGAATATGCAGGAGAACACGATCAAGGCCAGGACCTGAAGGGGGGAGGGCACTGGTGGGCGGGTGCAGGCACCTGTGGGCACATCCTGCACAGACAGACCCCCTCTCAGAGCCCACGATGAGGATCCTAGCAGGGCAGCAGCTAGCTCTTGTCTCTCTACTGATGCCCTTTTGGAAACTGGTGTTTCAACCCCTCTGGACTCCTGGGAGTGAGGAGATGGGCAGGCTGTGGCCAGGATGTTCACAGGTCCTCCCCATCAGGGGCCGGAGGGTAGACTGGGCTACTGTGGGAAAGAATTACCTTTCATCCCTCAGATgttgagatccacctgtctctgccttcagtgctgggatcagggtgtgtgccaccaatgcccagctgttcttgtttgtttgggttgggTTGagcttatgtttttgttttgttgtttgtttttggtttgtttgtttggcattGGGGATCACGTTTAGTCCAGGCTGGGCTCGGTGTAACCCAGGATGATCTTGACTCctggtcctccagcctccacctcccaaatgctgggattacagtcatgcacTACCATGCTTGCTTGGGGTTCCCCCAACCCTATCTCTTCCTCATTGCTGTCAGTTCAAACCTAGGGCCGCATACATGCAaggcatgtgtaccacatgttgCTGTTGGTGGTTGgggggtgtttgtgtgtttatttgttttgtttttcgagacagggtttctctgtgtaacagccctggctgtcctggaactcactctgtagatcagactggcttcaaactcacagagatccacctgcctctccctcccaagtgctaggattaaggcctgtttgtttgttttgagagagggtctcactatgtagccctggttgttctggaactcagaacCTGCTTTTGCTTTCAGAGCAGAGTGtggtgattaaaggcatgagcca containing:
- the Syngr2 gene encoding synaptogyrin-2 isoform X1 gives rise to the protein MESGAYGAANAGGSFDLRRFVSQPQVVTRIVSMVLALIVFSCIFGEGYSNTHDSRQLYCVFNKNEDACRYGSAIGVLAFLASAFFLVVDALFSQISNATDRKYLVIGDLLFSALWTFLWFVGFCFLTNQWAATNSEDVRVQADSARAAITFSFFSIFSWGVLASLAYQRYKAGVDAFIQNYVDPTPDPNTAYSSYPSASVENYQQPPFTQNVETTEGYQPPPVY
- the Syngr2 gene encoding synaptogyrin-2 isoform X2 — encoded protein: MESGAYGAANAGGSFDLRRFVSQPQVVTRIVSMVLALIVFSCIFGEGYSNTHDSRQLYCVFNKNEDACRYGSAIGVLAFLASAFFLVVDALFSQISNATDRKYLVIGDLLFSGCAGLSGLPTLQGRSGCLHSELRGPHPRPQHSLLLLPQCLGGKLSTATLHPERGDH
- the Tk1 gene encoding thymidine kinase, cytosolic; translated protein: MSYINLPTVLPVSPSKTRGQIQVILGPMFSGKSTELMRRVRRFQIAQNKCLVIKYAKDTRYSSSFCTHDRNTMDALPACLLRDVAQEALGVAVIGIDEGQFFPDIVEFCELMANAGKTVIVAALDGTFQRKAFGNILNLVPLAESVVKLTAVCMECFREAAYTKRLGMEKEVEVIGGADKYHSVCRLCYFKKSPVQPAGPDNKENFPVLGQPGEASAVRKLFAPHQVLQHNSAN